The following DNA comes from Streptomyces sp. Ag109_O5-10.
CGCGGGTGTCGAATACGGCCGCGAGACCGTCGTCCGCCGCCTCCAGGAGGTCGGCTGTGACGTCTACGGGCAGGACGAGTTGCTCGTCACCGTCCCGTCGTGGCGGCCCGACCTGCTCGAACAGAACGACCTGGCCGAAGAGGTCATCCGCCTGGAGGGCTACGAGAACCTGCCCTCCACGCTGCCCAAGCCGCCGTCCGGCCGGGGCCTGACCCACCGGCAGCGGCTGCACCGCCGGGTGGGCCGCGCGCTCGCCGGGGCCGGCTACGTCGAGGCGCCGAACTACCCGTTCGTCAGCGAGCAGGTCTTCGACCAGCTGGGCCTGGCCGCCGACGACCCGGCTCGCCGCGTCGTCCGGCTGACCAACCCGCTCAACGACGAGGAGCCCGCGCTCCGCACCTCGCTGCTGCCGGGCCTGCTCGGTGCGCTCCGGCGCAACGACGGGCGCGGTGCGCACGACCTGGCGCTGTTCGAGACCGGCCTGGTCTTCCTGCCGCGCGCGGAGCAGGGCGTCGCCGGTCACCTGCCGGTCGACCGCCGCCCGACCGACGCGGAACTCGCCGCGCTCGACGCCGTGCTGCCCGAGCAGCCGCGCCACGTCGCCGTCGTCCTCGCGGGCGCCCGCGAGCAGGCCGGCTGGTGGGGCAAGGGCCGTCCGGCCGACTGGGCCGACGCGGTCGAGGCGGGGCGCACGGTCGCGCGGGAGGCCGGGGCCGAGCTGGTCGTGCGGTCCGGGCAGTACGGGCCGTGGCACCCAGGCCGGTGCGCCGAGCTGGTCGTCGTCGCCGACGACGGCGCGGAGCGGATCGTGGGCCACGCCGGTGAGCTGCACCCGCGCGTCGTCAAGGCGCTCGGGCTGCCCGCGCGCACCAGCGCGATGGAGCTGAACCTCGACGCGCTGGAGCAGGTGGGCGACGGTACGCCGCAGGCGCCGAGCATCTCCACCTTCCCGGTGGCCACGCAGGATGTCGCCCTCGTGGTCGACAAGACGGTGCCGGCGGCGGAGGTCGAGGCGGCGCTGCGCGAGGGTGCGGGTGACCTCCTGGAGGCCATTCGGCTGTTCGACGTGTATGTCAACGACGAGCAGCTCGGCGACGGGAAGAAGTCGCTGGCGTATGCGCTCAGGTTCCGTGCCGGGGACCGGACACTGACGGTCGATGAGGCGTCGGCGGCTCGTGATGCCGCGGTCGCCCTTGCCGGGGGGCGCACGGGGGCGGTGCTGCGCGGCTAGTCGCCGTGGGCGCGTCCCCGTCCGGCGCTTGCACGTACTGCCACCTGCATAAATGCGGGTGTCCTGTGGGTGGTCACTCATTTGGGTGAGATCCATCCGGGACATGGCCCAGTCGGGGCATGCCGTCGACAGAATCGGACCGGCCTTTCGGGGTCGGTCCGTCTGTTCTGTCAGGGCCTATATGGGGGCCATCGGCATGATCCGCAACAAGGCTGGGGTTCCCCGCAGCAGGCGGCCCCGGACGACCTCACGGCCCAGGCGCCGTGCCCTCGCGCTGGGGCTGCCCACGGTGTGGGGCGCCGTCGCCGTCGGCTACAAATTCGGGTGCCCGCTGGCCGAGCAGCACGCGCTCGGCGCGCGGATCGTCACCAGCGCCGTGTTCTTCGCCGTCGGCACCGGTCTGATAGTCCATGTCCGCCGGACCCTGCTCAGGGAGCTGCGGCAGGCCCGCATGGTCGCCGGCGCCGCGCAGAGCGTGCTGCTGCGCCCGTTGCCGCCCCGGCTCGCCGGGCTGAACGTGGCGGCCGCCCAGCTCTCCGCCGACCGGGGCGCGAGCATCGGCGGCGATCTCTACGAGGCCGTCGCCACCGAGCACGGCGTGCGGGTCGTGATGGGCGACGTACGCGGGCACGGACTGTCGGCGATCGGTACGGTCGCCGCCGTCCTCGGCAGCTTCCGCGAGGCCGCCCACGACGAACCCGAACTGGGCCGGGTACTCGGCCGCCTGGACCGCGCCCTCGCCCGGCACCTACGAGAACGAGCCAGGGCCGAACACCCGTCCAGCGGCCAGGATCCGGACAGCCCGGTCGCCGAGGAGTTCGTCACCCTCCTGCTGCTGGAGATCACGGGAGACGGCGGGCTTCGGGCGATCAACTGCGGTCATCCCTGGCCGTACCTGCTGAGCGGTGCGCGCGTGGAGCCCCTGTCGGCGGCCGATCCGCTGCCGCCCCTCGGGCCCTTCCCGCTGCCGACGGACCTGACCGCAACCGACTGCGGCCAGTTGCTCGACGGCGAGTCGCTCGTCCTCTTCACGGACGGCGCGGAGGACGCGAGAAGCCCCAAGGGCCACTTCTTCTCCCTGCCGGAAGCGCTCAGGGAAGCGGTACGGGACCGCCCGCTCTCCCCTCAGACCATCCTCCGAGCGGTCTTCACCGCCTTGCTCCACCACACCAGCGGCCGCCCCACCGACGACATCGCGCTCCTGGTGCTTCACCACGAACGCCGGCACCCACACCCCTTCCCGGGGGCGCGCGGAACCGCGCGAGCGAACCCCACGCACCCGCAGCCGACGACGCACGGCTAGTGCCGCGGCAGGCAACGTTTGCCCGTCAAGGAGCGGCGTCCGGTGCGTGCTCTCGGCGTGCCGGCCGGAAGTCCTCGTACTGGATGTACTTGGGCTTTCGGCTGGTGCGGCGAGAGTGCGTGCCGGGCGTCGTGACGGGGCGAACGTTGCCTGTTGCGGCACTAGCCCCTGAACCCCGGCCGAGCCGGCGGCCAGGCCACCGCACTGTACGAGGGGGAGCCGGCGGCCCGGCCGGCCTCTTGCGAGGCAGTTCAGTCAACCGGCCCGACACGTTCCGCGACAGTGCGCGCACGCTACGGATTCGCGCACTTGGTTCACACCCCGTGTGAACGCACCCGCACTACGCTGACGGCACCAGGCCACTCGGGGGGCATCCATGCAGCCCAATTCTCTGCTCGACGCGATCCTGGACGAGGCGGGGATCTCGCACGCCGGTCTCGCCGCCCACGTCAACCAGGCGGGCCGGGCCCGTGGACTCTCGCTGCGCTACGAACACACCGCCGTCGCCCGGTGGCTGAAGGGCCAGCGGCCGCGCGGCCAGGTGCCCGACCTGATCTGCGAGGTGCTCGCGGCCCGGCTGCACCGGCCGGTCACCCTCGACGACATCGGCCTCGGCGTCCCCGGCGAGCCCAGCGTTCCGCACGCCACCTCGCTCTCCGGTTTCGTCGAACGGGCCACCGCCCTGTGGCGCTCCGACGAACAGCAGCGCCCGCACATACTCGGCGCCCCCGCCGTCACCGGCACGCCCGCCGTGATGCCGGTGTGGGAGTGGGAGAACCCCCCGGAGGACGTCGACGTCTCGCGGGGCGGGCGGCACCGGGTCACCCCGGCCGACCTGGAGATGCTGCGCGCCGCCCGGGCACACTACGAGCAGATGTACCGCAAGGCCGGCGGCATGGCCACCCGCACCCGGATCGTCGGCTTCCTCAACGCCGAGGCGGCGCCGCTGCTGCGCGGCAGCTACACGGATGCCACGGGCCGTCAACTGCACCGTGCCACCGGGGGACTGGTGGCGATCGCCGGCATCTGCGCCTACGACTCCGACGCCCACGGCCTCGCCCAGCGCTACTTCCACCAGGCGCTGCGCCTCTCCAAGGCCAGCGGCGACCGGGGACTCGGCGCGTACGTCATCGCGCTCCTGGTCAACCAGGCGCTGTTCATGCGGGAGTTCCGGCAGGCCGTCGCCTTCGCGGAGGCCGCGCTGCGCACCGCGGGCAAGCACATCACTCCCGCCCTCGCCTCCGACCTCTACGCGATGCAGGCGAAGGCGTACGCCCACCTCGGCGACGGCACGAGCGCGCTGTCCTGCATCCGGCGGGCCGAGTCGGCCGCCGAACGCATCCGGCGCGGCCACGAACCCGACGAGACCGGCTATGTCCAGCCCGGCCTGGTCAACGTACAGGTGGCCGAGGCGCTGCTCAGCCTCGGCGAGCTCGCCGCCGCCCGGGAGCATGCGGCGGCCGCCGTCGACAACCCCGCCCACGACCGGGGGCGGGTGCACCGGCTCGCCATGCTGAGCACCATCGAACTGCGCCAGGGAGACGCCGAGAACGCGGTGGCCACGGCCGTGCAGATGGCCGAGCAGGCCCGCGGGATGGAGTCGCAGCGCCTGCGCGACAGACTCCGCGCGGTACGCGAGCACCTGGTGCGCAGCGGCGGTGCCGGAACCGCCGAGGCCGCCGAGCTGATCGACGGTGCACTGCGCGTACCGCTCCAGGTGCGGTAGGCCTTCGAAGCCGCTGCTGCGATATTGCCACTTACTCGGCGGAAGGTGGCAGAACCGTGCAGTGGACGAAACAGAACGAACAAACTGTGTATGAAAACCGCTGGTTCAGCGTGAATCTCGCTGATGTCGAGCTGCCGGACGGCCGGCACCTCGACCACTTCCTGATACGGCTGCGGCCCGTGGCCGTGGCGACGGTGGTCAACCGGGCGGACGAGGTCCTCCTCCTGTGGCGGCACCGTTTCATCACCGACAGCTGGGGCTGGGAACTCGCGGCGGGAGTCGTCGAGGACGGCGAGGACATCGCCGTGGCGGCCGCCAGGGAACTGGAGGAGGAGACCGGCTGGCGGCCGGGAACCCTGCGCCATCTGATGACCGTGGAGCCGTCCAACGGCCTCACCGACGCCCGGCACCACATCTACTGGTCCGAGGAGGGCGAGTACGTGGGACACCCCGTGGACGACTTCGAGTCGGACCGCCGGGAGTGGGTCCCCCTCAAGCTCGTCCCGGACATGATCGCCCGCGGGGAGGTCCCGGCCGCCAACATGGCGGCCGCGTTACTCCTGCTGCACCACATGAGGCTCAGCGAAGACTAGTGGGCCAGCGTCTGCCAGACGGTGACGACGAGGGCGCCCAGTGCGGTGAGCGCGGCGATCGAGGGCAGGGGCCAGCGGGCGTGTTCCAGCGAGGCGAGGCGGGTGTTCAGGTCGTCCAGTTCCTTGGCCGTCTCCCTCGTGCGGTGGCTCAGAAGGTTCAGCCCTCCCTCGACCTGTGCGTAGGCCACATCGAGGCGACGGCGTAACTCTGCGAGTTCTCCTTGGACCACGGGATGCTCTGGTTCGGTGGCCACGGGTCCGCTCCTTTGCGTAGTCGAATGGGTCGTTCCGTGTCCCTTGCATGCGCATGAAGAGTGAACTCGCCTGGTGAGCGCGTGGGGAGAGTGTGCGACGGGCATATGCGGGCCCGGGGCGCACACGGTGTGTGAAACACACGGGCCCGGCACCGAGGACGGTGCCGGGCCCGTGGAACATCGCTGCCTGTGACCAACCGGGGGTGATCAGCCGTACGTGTAGAAGCCCGAGCCGGTCTTCCGGCCCAGCCGGCCGGCCTCGACCATGCGCTGGAGCAGCGGGGGAGCGGCGTACAGCGGCTCCTTGTACTCGGCGTACATGCTGTTCGCGATGGAGACGATGGTGTCCAGGCCGATCAGGTCGGACAGCTTCAGCGGGCCCATCGGGTGGGCGCAGCCCATCTCCATGCCGTTGTCGATGTCCTCGCGGCTCGCGATGCCGGACTCGAACATCCGGATGGACGAGAGCAGGTACGGCACCAGCAGCGCGTTGACCACGAAGCCGGAGCGGTCCTGGGCCCGGATCGCGTGCTTGCCGAGCACCTTCTCGGCGAACATCTGGGCGCGGCTGAGGGTGCCCTCGGACGTGGTGAGCGCAGGGATCAGCTCGACCAGCTGCTGCACCGGGGCCGGGTTGAAGAAGTGGATGCCGATCACGTGGTCGGGACGGGAGGTCGCGACCGCCAGCTTGACCAGCGGGATCGAGGAGGTGTTGGACGCCAGGATCGCGTCCGGACGGGTCACCACCTGGTCGAGCACCTGGAAGATCTCCGTCTTCACCTGCTCGTTCTCGACCACGGCCTCGATCACCAGGTCACGGTCGGCGAACTCGCCGAGGTCCGTGGTGAAGCTCAGCCGGGCGAGCGTGGCGTCCCGCTCCTCCTCGCTGATCTTGCCGCGTTCAGCGGCCTTGGCCAGGGAGCTGTGCAGCCGGGTGCGGCCGATCTCCAGGGCCTCGCCGGTGGTCTCGGCGACCTTCACGTCCAGACCGGCGCGGGCGGCGACCTCGGCGATGCCCGCTCCCATCTGGCCGCAGCCCACGACTCCGACCTTCTCGATGTCGGTCACATCGTCCCCTTCGCTGATCTACGAGCGGCCGGCAGGACCTCCGGATCCGGCGCCTGCTCCGTTCGAGCACGTTACCCGTAAGTATCGATGATCGATCGTCCGGGTGCGGGCATCCTGGGCCGCGAAGCGATCCGTGAACACGCGGATCCGGAGAGTGAGAGGGTCCCACGATGGCACGAGTGTCTCGCAGGGCGTTCGCGTCGGCGGCCCTGGCCGTGCTGGCCTCGGCCGCACCCGGCGTGGCCGCGCCGGCGGGACGGCCGCCCCGCCGGGCCGTCACCGAGATGCGCGGCATGTGGCTCGCGACCGTCTCCAACCGCGACTGGCCCTCCCGCACCGGACTGTCGGCGTCCGCCCAGCGCAAGGAGCTGACCACCCTCCTCGACAAGGCCGTCGACCACCGGCTCAACGCCGTGATGTTCCAGGTACGGCCCACCGCCGACGCGTTCTGGCCCTCGCCGTACGAGCCCTGGTCGCAGTACCTGACCGGCACCCAGGGCAAGGACCCCGGCTGGGACCCGCTGGGCACCGCGGTCAAGGAGGCCCACGCCCGGGGCCTGCAGCTGCACGCCTGGTTCAACCCGTACCGGATCGCCAACCACACCGACCCCGGCAAGCTGGTCGCCTCCCACCCGGCCCGCAAGCACCCGGACTGGGTCGTGCGGTACGGCGGCAGGCTCTACTACAACCCGGGCATCCCGGCCGTCCGCGCCTTCGTGGAGCAGGCGATCCTCGACGCGGTCGCCAAGTACCCGGTGGACGCGGTCCACTTCGACGACTACTTCTACCCGTACCCGGTAGCGGGCCAGACCTTCGACGACGACGACGCGTACGACACCCACGGCGGCGACTTCTCGTCCCGGGCGGCCTGGCGGCGGGACAACATCGACAAGCTCGTCACCGAGACCGCCGCCGGGGTGAAGAAGCTGCGGCCCGGCACCCGGTTCGGGATCAGCCCGTTCGCCGTGTGGCGCAACGCCGCCACGGACTCCCGCGGCTCCGACACCAAGGCGGGCGTCGAGACGTACGACGACCTGTACGCGGACACCCGGAAATGGGTGCAGAAGAACTGGATCGACTACATCGTTCCGCAGGTGTACTGGCAGATCGGCAACTCCGCCGCCGACTACGCCAAGGTCGTCGACTGGTGGGCGGGCGTGGCCAAGGGGTCCGGGACCCGGCTCCACATCGGCGAGGCGCTCTACCAGGCGGGCGCCGACGGTGCCGCAGCGGCCTGGCAGGACCCGGCCGAGCTGTCCCGGCACCTCACCCTGGCCGGCAGGTACCCGCAGGTCGGCGGCCACGTGTACTTCGCGGCCAAGGAGGTGGCCGCCGACAGGATCGGCGCGCTCGCCCGGGTGGTCGCCGACCACTACCAGCAGCCGGCGACCCCACCGAGCTGACACGTCCGTGACGGTCCCCCGTGCCCCGCGAGGGGCGCGGGGAACCGCGCGCCCAGCCCCACCGGCCCGCGGTGGATGAACGGCCTGACCGGCGGAGCGCCTAGTGCTGTTCGTGGATCTCCCGGTGCCTGACCTGGCAGTCGGGACCGGGGGACATGATGGCCTCGTGGCCGTCCTCGAAACGGACCCGGTAGGGCGGGTTGCCCTCGGGACCGAGTACCTGGACGACTTCCGAGACCTGGTCGTGCTGTCCGACCACCCTGCCGTGCTGGACAAGCTGGTCGCCCGCGGATGCACGCATCTCCAGGGCCTCCTCACGATCGCGATCGTTGGGTGACGGCGATGCACACGAGCACGGCGGCGGCCGTGAGTGGAGCGGCCGCGGTGAGGTGCTCGCCCAGCAGCAGCACCGACCACACCAGTGTGAGCAGCGGCTGGGCCAACTGCAACTGGCTGGCCTTCGGAATGCCGACGGCCGCCATCCCCCGGTACCAGACCACCAGACCGAGGAACTGCGAACCCGCCGCCACCCACAGCACCCCGGCCACTCCGTGCGCGTTCCAGACCACCGGCTCGTACGACAGCGCGACCACGGCGGCCGGCACGGTCAGCGGCAGGCAGCCCACCAGCGCCCAGCCGATGACCTGCCAGCCCGGCATGATCCGGGCCAGCCGGCCGCCCTCGGTGTACCCGGCCGCGCACACCACGAGGGCCGCGAACAGACAGCCGTCGGCCGCGGTGAGCGCACCGCCGCTCTGCGCGACCGTGAACGCCAGCACGGCCACCGCCCCCGCCAGGGCCGCCGCCCAGAAGGTACGGGACGGGCGGATGCCCGTGCGCAGGGCCGAGAAGAGGGCGGTGGTCAGCGGGAGCAGGCCCACCACGACGGCCGCGTGCGAGGTGGTCGAGGTCTCCAGGGCGAGCGTGGTCAGCAGCGGGAAACCGAGCACGACCCCGGCCGCCACGACCGCCAGCCCCGCCCAGTGCCGCCGCTCGGGCAGCCGGACCCGCAGGAACAGCAGGCAGCAGCCCGCCATGGCCGCCGCGAGCACGCTCCGCACCGCCACCAGCGCCCACGGCCCGAAGCCCTCCAGGCCCCAGGCCGTGGCCGGGAAGGTGAGGGAGAAGGCGACGACGCCGAGCGCGGCCTGGAGAGTGCCGAGCCGGTGGGCGGAGCCGGCGGCGGGGGAAGGGGCCGGGGAAGGAGGCGGGGCGTCGGCCGGTGGCGTGCCGACCGCTATCGAAGTCGGGTTGGTAGCGCTACTCTCTGCTCTCATGCATGAGCGTAGCAGTGTCGTGGAACTGGCGGAACAGCTGCGACGGGACCTCGACCGCTACTCAACAGGTGGAAAGCTCCCCTCGAGTCGGGCCCTCGTCGAGCGGTTCCGGGTGTCCCCGGTGACCGTCTCCCGGGCGCTGGCCCAGCTGGTCGCGGAGGGGCTGGTCGTCACCCGGCCCGGCGCCGGCGCCTTCAAGGCCCCGCCGCGCGCCACGGCCGGGCCGGTGGGGGACACCTCCTGGCAGGAGGTGTCGCTCAGCGCCGACGGCGCCCTCGACGTGGTCCCGCGTACCGTCGACGCGTCCGGGGTCACCGTGTGCCTGGCCGCCCCGCCGCCCGGCGTGCTGGAGCTCAGCGGCGGCTACCTGCACGCCTCCCTGGAGCCCGAGCGGGCGATGGCGGCGGCCCTGGCGCGGGCCGGCCGCCGCCCCGGCGCCTGGGGCCGGCCCCCGCTCGAGGGCCTCCCCGAGCTGCGCGAGTGGTTCGCGCGCGACATCGGCGGCGCGGTCACCGCCGCCGAGGTGCTGATCGCGTCCGGCGGCCAGTCCGCCCTGGCCACCGCCCTGCGCGCACTCGCCCCGCCCGGTGCCCCGGTCCTGGTCGAGTCGCCCACCTACCCCGGCATGCTCGCCATCGCCCGCGCGGCCGGCCTCCGCCCGGTCCCGGTCCCGGTCGACCCCGAGGGCGTGAAGCCCGCCCTCCTCGCCGACGCCTTCAGGGCCACCGGCGCCCGGGTGTTCGTCTGCCAGCCCCTCTTCCAGAACCCGACCGGCGCCGTCCTCGCCCCGGACCGCCGTGCCGAGGTGCTGCGCATCGCCCG
Coding sequences within:
- a CDS encoding DUF1918 domain-containing protein translates to MRASAGDQLVQHGRVVGQHDQVSEVVQVLGPEGNPPYRVRFEDGHEAIMSPGPDCQVRHREIHEQH
- a CDS encoding DMT family transporter, translated to MRAESSATNPTSIAVGTPPADAPPPSPAPSPAAGSAHRLGTLQAALGVVAFSLTFPATAWGLEGFGPWALVAVRSVLAAAMAGCCLLFLRVRLPERRHWAGLAVVAAGVVLGFPLLTTLALETSTTSHAAVVVGLLPLTTALFSALRTGIRPSRTFWAAALAGAVAVLAFTVAQSGGALTAADGCLFAALVVCAAGYTEGGRLARIMPGWQVIGWALVGCLPLTVPAAVVALSYEPVVWNAHGVAGVLWVAAGSQFLGLVVWYRGMAAVGIPKASQLQLAQPLLTLVWSVLLLGEHLTAAAPLTAAAVLVCIAVTQRSRS
- a CDS encoding PLP-dependent aminotransferase family protein, giving the protein MHERSSVVELAEQLRRDLDRYSTGGKLPSSRALVERFRVSPVTVSRALAQLVAEGLVVTRPGAGAFKAPPRATAGPVGDTSWQEVSLSADGALDVVPRTVDASGVTVCLAAPPPGVLELSGGYLHASLEPERAMAAALARAGRRPGAWGRPPLEGLPELREWFARDIGGAVTAAEVLIASGGQSALATALRALAPPGAPVLVESPTYPGMLAIARAAGLRPVPVPVDPEGVKPALLADAFRATGARVFVCQPLFQNPTGAVLAPDRRAEVLRIARAAGAFVIEDDYVRRLVHADAGPLPRPLAADDPDGVVVHVGSLTKATSPSFRVAALAARGPVLERLRAIQIVDTFFVPRPLQEAALELVGSPAWPRHLRNLAAELKTRRDALAGALAHHVPELALPYIPSGGYHLWPRLPEGTDDTTLTAAALRAGVAITPGRPYFSAEAPAAHVRLSFAAVAGTGEILEGVRRLRAACDEVLRPRP
- a CDS encoding NUDIX hydrolase, with amino-acid sequence MQWTKQNEQTVYENRWFSVNLADVELPDGRHLDHFLIRLRPVAVATVVNRADEVLLLWRHRFITDSWGWELAAGVVEDGEDIAVAAARELEEETGWRPGTLRHLMTVEPSNGLTDARHHIYWSEEGEYVGHPVDDFESDRREWVPLKLVPDMIARGEVPAANMAAALLLLHHMRLSED
- a CDS encoding PP2C family protein-serine/threonine phosphatase; the encoded protein is MIRNKAGVPRSRRPRTTSRPRRRALALGLPTVWGAVAVGYKFGCPLAEQHALGARIVTSAVFFAVGTGLIVHVRRTLLRELRQARMVAGAAQSVLLRPLPPRLAGLNVAAAQLSADRGASIGGDLYEAVATEHGVRVVMGDVRGHGLSAIGTVAAVLGSFREAAHDEPELGRVLGRLDRALARHLRERARAEHPSSGQDPDSPVAEEFVTLLLLEITGDGGLRAINCGHPWPYLLSGARVEPLSAADPLPPLGPFPLPTDLTATDCGQLLDGESLVLFTDGAEDARSPKGHFFSLPEALREAVRDRPLSPQTILRAVFTALLHHTSGRPTDDIALLVLHHERRHPHPFPGARGTARANPTHPQPTTHG
- a CDS encoding 3-hydroxybutyryl-CoA dehydrogenase; amino-acid sequence: MTDIEKVGVVGCGQMGAGIAEVAARAGLDVKVAETTGEALEIGRTRLHSSLAKAAERGKISEEERDATLARLSFTTDLGEFADRDLVIEAVVENEQVKTEIFQVLDQVVTRPDAILASNTSSIPLVKLAVATSRPDHVIGIHFFNPAPVQQLVELIPALTTSEGTLSRAQMFAEKVLGKHAIRAQDRSGFVVNALLVPYLLSSIRMFESGIASREDIDNGMEMGCAHPMGPLKLSDLIGLDTIVSIANSMYAEYKEPLYAAPPLLQRMVEAGRLGRKTGSGFYTYG
- a CDS encoding transcriptional regulator: MQPNSLLDAILDEAGISHAGLAAHVNQAGRARGLSLRYEHTAVARWLKGQRPRGQVPDLICEVLAARLHRPVTLDDIGLGVPGEPSVPHATSLSGFVERATALWRSDEQQRPHILGAPAVTGTPAVMPVWEWENPPEDVDVSRGGRHRVTPADLEMLRAARAHYEQMYRKAGGMATRTRIVGFLNAEAAPLLRGSYTDATGRQLHRATGGLVAIAGICAYDSDAHGLAQRYFHQALRLSKASGDRGLGAYVIALLVNQALFMREFRQAVAFAEAALRTAGKHITPALASDLYAMQAKAYAHLGDGTSALSCIRRAESAAERIRRGHEPDETGYVQPGLVNVQVAEALLSLGELAAAREHAAAAVDNPAHDRGRVHRLAMLSTIELRQGDAENAVATAVQMAEQARGMESQRLRDRLRAVREHLVRSGGAGTAEAAELIDGALRVPLQVR
- a CDS encoding glycoside hydrolase family 10 protein produces the protein MARVSRRAFASAALAVLASAAPGVAAPAGRPPRRAVTEMRGMWLATVSNRDWPSRTGLSASAQRKELTTLLDKAVDHRLNAVMFQVRPTADAFWPSPYEPWSQYLTGTQGKDPGWDPLGTAVKEAHARGLQLHAWFNPYRIANHTDPGKLVASHPARKHPDWVVRYGGRLYYNPGIPAVRAFVEQAILDAVAKYPVDAVHFDDYFYPYPVAGQTFDDDDAYDTHGGDFSSRAAWRRDNIDKLVTETAAGVKKLRPGTRFGISPFAVWRNAATDSRGSDTKAGVETYDDLYADTRKWVQKNWIDYIVPQVYWQIGNSAADYAKVVDWWAGVAKGSGTRLHIGEALYQAGADGAAAAWQDPAELSRHLTLAGRYPQVGGHVYFAAKEVAADRIGALARVVADHYQQPATPPS